The Montipora capricornis isolate CH-2021 chromosome 3, ASM3666992v2, whole genome shotgun sequence genome includes the window GATTATTTAAGATGCATCTCTCTCACTAACGTTGACCCGGCTGCCGACAGATTTTGAATACATCTGATCAAGAGCCATAATGGTTCTTGATCTGATGTATACCGACATTGGCTTTTAAAATGAGTCGAGGTGAAAATGTTCGAGGTGAAAGGCCGCCCGGCGTCCTCACGGTTtaaagtaaatgaaaaatatatttagcGATAATCATCATCGTTCAGATTGCGAGCAATTTACAAGTTGCAAAGGAAGCCTTcaggttgataaccactaaaaAGTGATATAAGACTGTAAGGGCCCAGCCAAACGCACGCAATATTTCAACGGAACATCTTGCAACTTTGTTTCGCGCAACGTGTTGTACTTTCTTGGCCACCCTGTAGCAGCATGTTGCAAGAGGTTTGATGGTTACGGTTGGATCAAGCTTGAAAATGGTCAACTTTTTGTTGCAATATGTTTTGATGTTCCAAGATGATGCGCGCGTTTGGCTGCGTTCaggcaacattgttgcactagggcatgcgcaCTAAGTCGATTTGCTATTTCAAAGCACcagagatattttttcatattttgtcAGTCTTTTGACATGAGTTTTACCTCTTTTGCCTACTCTTTCATTATCCGCTAAAAGTATCGCcaataaaaaagctaaaattcGATGACGCCGATATCGATACCCCCAAAGTCCTTCAAATTCAATATGGCGTTTACGTCCGAGCGTCCCAGGAGCCTGGGGCATATAAACATCTACAAACCCGtaaaatgttgcaagatgtttcGCGCGTTTGGTCAGCTCCTTCACGACAGCTCACAACTCGATCAAACAATTTTGCGAGATGTTGCGTTAAATTATTGCTTGCGTTTAGCCGGGGTGGGCCTTTAAAAGCTCTAGGTACAAATGCAATCTGCAAAAAATAGGGATCAGTCTACTAAACTATACCAATTGGCTTACCAAGTCAAGAAAGCTTTGTGCTGCTGAAGACTGGAAGATAggggagaagaaaaaaaagataagaaacTGCTTCATCGTGTAGCGAACGTCACCAAAAATATCACGCACTTCAAAAGAAACGAGtgttaaaattataaaaaaaggaTCCCGTGATTTCGCTTTTATAGGCTATTCAAATCAATAACCATCAAATTCGAATGATGACAATCTGATTCACTGCCGATCAGTGTCATATGTTACACTTacgagggaaaaaaataacgaCAAACAAGGTGCGCATCTTGGCTCATTTGTTTTTACGTCTTTTATGAAAGATTATTTGTGGATATCATTTGGATAGCATTTGTACACACCGAAAATAAAACCGTGTTGAGAATTAATTAGTTATAAAAAGAACTAGCTGACATGGTTTTCTTGTATGAACAATTTTATCATTTGTTTGCCGTCCTACATAGACGTACAAACACGTACAACAGTGCTAGCACTTGAAGGTTGAATTAGTTAATTGCTGCCCACACAAGGCAGCTTCCTTCAGTTTCTGTTCTGAATCTCAATGAAATTATTCGTTTTTCTCTGTTTATCTATATTTCAGCAATCCCTACGCCCCATGGCTGTTGCCTAATTCCCTTGGGATCTGTACAGCGTGGGAGTCGTTATAAAAATAACTTGTGACACATTACCTATAGAATGGGCATTTATGGGGATACCCTCTCTTcctcctttattttctcttggtttcgtTGCATGAACTATTCTTAAGTAGAATCCGCTCGTTGTCCATTTACATCTCGAGAAAGGATTCCGCAACTGTTTGTTAACCTTGATCACTAGCAATTGAAAAAGCCATAACTGCCGCTACTCAACAAAGCTAAAACCGTTTACACTTCTCTGTTTGAATGATTTATACTGAtctgttttcaaacaaaattgcGCACTTCCCACTACATTGACAAATCCACTTTAATTCGGGCTGGGGTTTGAAATAAGATCACTAAGAAACTTTGAGTGGCTATACCCAGGCAACGTACTGGTTTCCTGTCTCTCCCGTCCAGGAACGGAAGGATGTCAGTTCTGCGCACACGGAAGCGTATTTCTCACAAATTTGTGGGTGGCTGCAGAACATTCGTAAGCATTCAATAACCTGTTTATACGGTCGAAAACATGGTATTTCGAGGATACACTGATATTAAGTTCATGAATATTACAAAACTAGGAAAGGACTAAAGAGAAATTCTCAACAGATCAATGGAAGAGAGTCTTTATTTAGGTCGGCTGTTGGAATATCTCATTTACAGAACTGAAATTTTCTCTGCCAGTATTTAAATGAATTAACGCTCGGTTGATTCGTAAATTAGAAATGATAACCTCCGACCCGTTGGCTCAGAAGTACTATACTGGAGGTCGCGTGATTAAAATCCCCGGTCtcaccaacactcagggtttctgaacaactgaggagaaagtagtCCCTTCGTAatgacatttgcaaatggttagactctgtAGTCGTCTCGAATAAGGAAgataaactgtaggccctgtctcacaaaccttcaatgttcataaccctgtgaaCGTAAAAGAACCCTCTAAAGATTCGCAAAGAGTAAGGCATGGGGTTCCTGGTGTTGGAGTCTGTCCTATATATGGTATAGCTACTGTAGAGGGCCGCAGGTTAGAAAAGTGTAAAACGTTAATTGCTTCTCCCTCTCTAAACAAAAATTATCGTATCGAATTGAAAAACGTCTTTGGAGTGGGCGGAGTGATAGTTTGGGTGGACTGTGACTTTTGAGCTCATGGGTCTAGATTATTCCAAAGAAACTTTAGTGTTGCGTCGGTGGACATCCGGTTTTTCTCGGACAGGGATGATTGCCTCCGCTGGCTACCTTCATGCACGTTTTCGTTCTTTACATGAGTAAATTGGATCTTAACTAAGCAAATTGACCGAGGATGAAAGATTGTCAAGAAACCCATCCTCAAGTGTTGACAGACTGAAAAGCCACTTATAGCAGCACTTCCAGCTACGATCAGATGTTTGAATTTTAAGTGTTTCAAGAGAAAGTAGTTAATACAAACTTAGAATTATACATAGTATTTTCTAGATTTTAACTCTTGTTAAAAACTTTGTCAAATGTTACAAAGATCTTAGTGGATGTTGAGGGTCTCGCGTGCATATAATCGTAAGGATCTTAAGTGGATGTTAAGGGTCACAAAATTGTTTCTGTGCACTGAAACCTTTTCACTCTTGCTGAGCCAAAGTGATGAGAAAAACGAATTATTATTTCAGCTGAAGCAGATGGGATCTTCTCATATGGTGGGTATGATGGCCTCTAAACTTCTTGGAAAAAGCAAATATTAATTAGCCCAGAACTATAAATATCTTCAGAGGCAAGGGGATGCATAACGACTTGCTCCGCTCAACTATTCGCAGTATAGCCATCTAAAAGTTTCAAATAAAGTTGACTGTTATCAAAAAGGCAAGTTTTCAGAAGTTCCCGAATAACATCATGCAAAGAGCCGCTGTGGTAACACTTCTAGTGATAAGCTCTGCTTTCTCCTTTCCGTCTCGTACAGTAAATCGAGAGGTAGGTTGTTGAATATATACGGGTGCTGAACAtcccaatatatatatatagacagaATAAATATGGTAAACCAAACGATGAGCTCCTAGTAGAAGGATCCAAGAAGGATAAAGTGCTTCAATGTGATTTTTTAGATAAGTGTAAAACGATGAAACATGAAGCGAACTTATAACTGTTCCGGCTTTAATGCGACGTGTTGGCCTTCGCCCTTCTTCAGATGTAGAAATTATTTACATACTAGAACTTAtttacatatacatatatatatatatgaggccCAGATGAGGCCGAGGCCCaggaggcccagaaggccgaaacagtactgtctgcagttatatatatatatatatatatatataagtaatttgagtgtacaaatagcgacagcgaactactagcagaaccattgaatgaaaaacatattgccgtgagtgggaatcgaacccgcgtccccctggttactagtcgggtgtgctaaccactgcaccatcacgacaaccctgctggaaacagagcaatcgatgaggtgattggttagccgcggggttcccggcgtttaacattcaggaacaggacgtacatcggatcatccgcggatgattcacaggctaccagctaataacaaattatatttttgaattaacaaggctggtagcctgtgaatcatccccggatgatccgatgtacgtcctgttcctgaatgttaaacgccggggaaccccgcggctaaccaatcacctcatcgattgctctgtttccagcagggttgtcgtgatggtgcagtggttagcacacccgactagtaaccagggggacgcgggttcgattcccactcacggcaatatgtttttcattcaatggttctgctagtagttcgctgtcgctatttgtacactcaaattacttaatatttctatcaaagcgttgtgtatcctccggatcctactagcttgggactacatcgttggatttccagccttgttaatgcAGACCTTATAGCAACGTTAGCAACAAATGTAACTTATGcctttttgagaagtttgtaatcatctgtaagaagaatttgtgcagcctaaacaaacgaaacgaactagcaagttcgtgcccccacagaaacagatacatactcaagaactttgttataaagtaacaaaatcttttataacacgcgctttgtatgataagttctttaatttcatatagcatttgtttttacatctcatagcaactgttttaaagttttagtctcatagcaaccttaagttcgctttaaattgccagttcttgtaatttaacggtcattcgttattgcctgatgagtgtggtcgtttttcgaccatacgaaacagcgttgtagcaataaaacgatgaactgaaattttgctaccattgatcattattattatcactgctcctctcagagttgagcgctctctaaatttattctattcaagttcaagaagtatatatatatatatatatatatatatatatatatatatatatatatttaatatatatatgtaatggttagcacacctgacatgtaatccagggaacgcgggttcgattcccactcacggcatatgtgttttttcgttcaaaatggatcagtcagtatttcgtactggctcgtgactacatcgttggatttccagttcttcattgatgttggatttccagttcttcattctaaatagcATGTTCGTGCACGTTGTTCAGGTTGGATAAAGTGACGTGTGTAGCTAGTCTGAAGCTTGAGTCAGTGGAAACCGACACAAGGACTTTGACACCTCCCTCTGCCAATGCGACGTCTTAGGGGTATCAGAGGAAAGACAAAGTCAATTATCGATTGCTAATGGTTAGGTTTAATACCTAACTAAACTATATTGCACTGAACTATGCTATTTCGGCATAGAGATAGAAGGCAGAAATAAAACTTTCAAGAAAATAATGACATTTTTCAAGTCATTCAATAACGTCTTATAAAGTGCATTGATTCTGTTGCATATTAACTCTTTTTCAGTATCTCTTAacggttttttttctcttcagcGGGAAGATATTTCGAAGTCTGAACCCAACAAGCCAGTGAGCAATGCCAGTAAGAGCTAACACCTTTTACATCTCCTTTGACAAATTATGCCGTTTTTATAGTGAGAGCTGGGAGCCAATCTGAGACGGAAGTAGGTGTACAACTCAATTTAAGATGCAAGAAATGATCCGCTCCAATTCAACAAATGACGCTCTTGTCACACTCGCCTCAACATTCTTCACGTTTACTGTATGTAACAGAAAAAGTCCTCAAACTCTTAGGGGATCATTGTGTCAAAACAATCTCAATTATCGCAAGGTCTGTACCTATGAAACAGtataatattttcattttttcatcaaTTCATTCATCCATCCACCTATCCAtccgtttatttatttatctattgcCCTTTCCATCAAATCACCTGTTCATCTATTGCCCTGTCATCTGTTTATGAATTCAGGCATTCAGCAGTAAACAGCATTATTATTCTCAcggttagactggatctagcatgaaatggaggctaatgcgggagaAGCAATTTGCATCTGAAAAGACTCCCCCGCATCAGTCTCTCCTTTATGCTGGTTTCCAGTTCAACCGTGAGAATACGAACATGGCCTATTCAgccattcatttttttttatcttgtcaTTCATTCACCTATTATCTTCTAACCAGCAGCTATTCGTCGATTTATTTATTCCTTTCTTCAGCTTTGGGCCGGTCTAGTTATCCTCCTTCTTATCTGGGTTCATCCCTTCATCAATAGCcaatttccgagttgctgcatgcctcagtttcaaagcgagtcctggtgtacaaccattcaaatggaaatgagtcgcgtattcttattcaaatcaaactcatttcccttacaatagttgagcaccaagacccacttcgaaaccgaaacaaacagcaactcggaaatgcccCATTGCCAAACCGATTCTTTATCCTGTAATTAAGTTTTTTGTAAAGATTTAGTAAATGTTCTATTCTTATTGCACTTTTCAGGACAAcagaccatattcataaatggcggctaagtaattattgttttgtctttatgctaatcatccccactagcctcgttagcaagaacaaattcaaaagaatttctgCTCCAAAGTGAGCCTAATAAGAATGATAAGcacaaagagaaaataaaaatttcttggccgccatttacgaatacggtctattaGGCCATTTCGgaagttcatgtctgcttccccttcaaagtgagtctaagtccgaagtttttcttatgcaaattagttttcattcatgtgtaaagtagaactaattaccgtcacaagaactttgcacttagacttgctttgaagaggaggcacaCATGAACTCAGAAAAGGCCTACTGCCTTAAAAACAGACCGCCTTTTACAAAAGCACTATCGGTGACACATTGCATCGGCGCTTAGAGCGCCAAAAATGTTCCATATCTTATTCAAGCACAATCTTGTTCTAAGATTATTCAGATTTTACAGCAAGTTTACTTAAAACACTTTATAAAAGGAAATCCAACGATGAaacgatatatgaaatgaatcatatatgaactgcggatatgaaatcaaatgaagctatgatcctcggagttatgaacgcaatttttgcaattgcgtaaagaagcctgaaaaattcaggacttcaacgggctttgaacccgtgacttcgcgataccggtacgacgctctaaccaactgagctatgaagccactgacgttggtagCTGACGTCCTCAGGCTtgcaggcttctttacgcaattgcaaaattgcgttcataactgcgaggatcatagcttcatttgatttcatatccgcagttcatatatgattcatttcatatatcatttcattgttgattcattcctcacgggaacattggaacccacaaatgaccagctcccaacgtcagtggcttcacagctcagttgtttagagcgtcgcaccggtatcgcgaggtcacgggttcaaagcccgttaaagtcctgacattttcaggcttctttacgcaattgcaaaaattgcgttcataacgaggatcataacttcatttgaaaaggaaaccaTTACCCGTTTTCTGTAACTGAACGTTAAATTAACTAGTTCCCAGTTTGCTTTCCGTCCTTTGTTTATTTGTCCAAATGTGCATTTATTAGTTTATTTCCTGTACAGAGGGGTTTATCCGCACACAAAGAAATCTGATCCAATTTCATCAGATGATTGGATGCGGAACGAATCGAACATCAGCTTCTTATTTGGACTACGGATGTTATTGTGGCTATGGAGGAGGAGGGGAGCCTGTTGACGAGACCGACATGTAGGTAGACGTAGAATTTCTTCTGCTTAAttgggactttaagatctacgacgcggtcttTAAAAAGAA containing:
- the LOC138041154 gene encoding basic phospholipase A2 homolog 1-like: MQRAAVVTLLVISSAFSFPSRTVNREREDISKSEPNKPVSNAKGFIRTQRNLIQFHQMIGCGTNRTSASYLDYGCYCGYGGGGEPVDETDICCKTHDECYGAVDKAELCSSKYATYANFYKRNNTCTGCADPEGTCDRAICECDGAAVRCFAQAEYNEDNFNYPQRKC